The DNA sequence CGCCGACGAGGTGGCCGCCGCCTTCGTCCCGCAGCTCTCGCCGGAGAGCTGGCCGCCGGAGGATGTCCGGATGCTCGCGGAGCTGTATGTGGACCACATGGTGATGACGGCGACGGCGTTCCTGGAGGCCCAGGCGGGTCACGGGGAGGCCCAGGCGGGTCACGGGGAGGCCCAGGCGGGTCACGGGGAGGCCCAGGCGGGTCACGGGGAGGCCCAAGCGGATCATGGGGAGGCTCGAGCGGATCAGGGGGAGGTCCAGGCGCGTCAGGAGGATGCCCGGTCCGGCCGTGCGGAGGACGAGCGGCGGGTGGCCGACACCGCGCGCAAACAGCTGCTGCTGATCAGCCTCGGGCGCCGCCACTGGCGCGACGGGTGATCTCCACGAGGTAGTCACCGGCCGCGTCCTGGCCGGTCACGCGGACGCGCACCCGTATGCCGTTCGCCTCCGCGCCGAAGGTCTCGCCGGGTGCGTAGGGCGCGTCGCTGAGTCCGGGGTGGACATTGCGTTCCCGGGTGCAGCCGTGGCCGTGCGGGGTGGAGTCCATGACGGTGATGGGGCCGCCGCCGGAGTCGACCCCGGTGTCCACCCGGGAGATCAGCACACCCGGCTTGCATATGCCCTCGTCGTTGCCGCCGTCTGCCCGCGCCTCGATCGCGTAGCCGGTGGTCGGCGAGACGGGGACGAAGACGAGTTTGGTCCCCTCCGGCCCGCCCAGCGGGGACAGGGAGTGCGCGAAGACCCCGGAGCGGGCGGCGCAGGCGATCTGTCGCGGGCCGAGCCAGCCGAGCTTCCACTTGTGCCAGGCCATCAGGTCGTTGCCGGCGCCCCAGTCCTCGGACATCACGTCCCAGTGGCCGGCCTTGTCGCCGCCGTCCCGGGTGTAGAGGTCGGGCAGCCCGAAGACGTGGCCGTTCTCATGCGGCAGGACGCGGAAGCCGGTGTGGCGCAGCGAGCCGGAGCCGTCGTCCTGGCGGCTGTAGACGAACGAGACGTTGGCCAGCGGAACGCCGTCGGCGGTCGGGGCCTGCTGGTTGGCGGCGTAGGTGACGGACAGTACGGCATGTGCGGCGGGCGGCCCCGCGTTCGGAGTGACCAGGACGTTCACCAGGTCGTAGCGGCGGAAGTCCACCTTGGGGTCGGCGGCCTCGGCGATGTCGGCGACCAGTTTGCGATAGCCCGGATCGAAGGGGCTGCCGCGTTTGATGCCGTACGCGCGGAACGAGCGCGGCATCCGCAGCCAGTGGGTGATCGGCATCTCGGGGCGGTAGTCCAGCCGTCCGTACGAGCTCTGCGCGAACCACCGGGTGGTCTGGGGGAAGAACTCCTCGAACCGCTGGCGGGCGGTGCCCTGGCCGTGGACGTCCGGGAAGTCGATCATGAGGTTGAGGGCGTGGACCGTGCCGGTGCTGCGGCTGTAGCCGCGGCCGGTGGGGATGCCTTCGGACATCTGCAGCCCCGGCCCGGGGCCGAGGGCGCAGGGGGTGAGCGAGCCGAGGGCCGGTCGCGCGGAGGGCGCCGGGGCCAGCTCGGGGGGTGCGGGGGGTCCGGGACGCGGAGTCGCCGCCGGGGTGACCACCGCCACCGTGAGTACGGCGGCAGTGGCGAACGCGCCGCCTCGGCGGGGCCGGCGTATTCGTATGCGGGAGCGGGTGGTCCCATGCGTCTGGTTCATTGCCGACCACGGTGTGCCGACGCGGGCCGGGGCGCCCGTGGGGGGCCGCCGGGCGGGGGAATCAGCTGCTCCGTCGGGGTGATGGAGGGCGCCGGACAGGTGTGAGGCAGGTCACCTGCGGACGCAGAAATTCCGGGGAGTGATTCCCCGTTTAACCGAGTGATCGCGCAAACGGGGACTGAATCCCCGGAAAGTTGAACTTCGTCACTTCGCGCCTCATACCTCGTAGCTCATGCCTCGAGGCCGGGGACCTGGCAGCGCCGCCGAGTCACCGGAGAAACCGTGCGCGCGGATGCCGTACGTACGCAGAAAGGAGTGCTGTCATGACCGCCGATACGACGACCGCGAAGTCCGCACAGCCCCGGCTGCGCGCGGACGCCCTGCGCAATCGGGAGCGCATCGTCGCGGCCGCCCGTGAGGCGATCGTCGAGTACGGGGCGCACAGCCCCCTCGATGAAATCGCTCGACGGGCGGGAGTCGGCAATGCCACTATCTACCGGCACTTCACGGACCGCCGTGAGCTGATCCACCATGTGGCGCTCTCGGTGATGTCCCGCGCCGCCGACCAGGCCGAAACCGCCCTGGCCGAGGAGGCCGACGCCTTCTCGGCGCTGGGGCGCTTCGTCCACGCCGCGGCGGACGAGCGCATCGGCGCGCTGTGCCTTCTGCTCTCCGACGGCATCGACAAGGAGCACCCTGATCTCATCGCCGCCCGCGACCGTCTGACCGCCGAGGTCGAGGCCCTGATGGGGGCCGCGCGAGCCGAGGGGCAACTGCGCGCCGACATCGGTGTCGGAGATCTCATGGTCGCGCTCAACCAGCTCACCCGGCCGCTGCCCGGCAGTGTCTGTGTGAACTTCGACGTCTTCGTGCACCGGCATCTGCAGCTGTTCCTGGACGGTCTGCGGGCCCCGGCGCGCTCCGAACTACCCGGTAAATCCGTGACCTTGGAGGATCTCCAGCGGCGGCCGTGACGTAGATCGCACTCGGCGGCTTCCGTACCACCGCTTATTCCACGCGCGTTCACAAGTCTTCTGTACGTGTGTACGTGCGTTGTCGTCTCTCGCTACCTGTTACCCAACGTCTTGAGCCGGTCCGATGACGACCGGCCACACTCGTCCCATTTATCACTCTCCGCACCGCTAGGTAGGCCCATCCATGCCTGAAACGGCTTCATACGTGGACCCCAGACGCTGGAAAGCGCTGATATTCATCGCTCTGGCCCAGCTGATGGTCGTGCTCGACGCGACCATCGTGAACATCGCGCTGCCCAGCGCCCAGGCCGATCTCGGCATCTCCGACGGCAACCGGCAGTGGGTCATCACGGCCTACGCCCTCGCCTTCGGCGGACTGCTGCTGTTCGGTGGCCGGATCGCCGACCTGTGGGGTCGTAAGCAGACCTTCCTCGTCGGTCTCCTCGGCTTCGCGGCCGCCTCGGCCATCGGCGGTGCCGCGCTGAACACCGGCATGCTGCTGGGCGCGCGTGCGTTGCAGGGTGTGTTCGGCGCGCTGCTCGCCCCCTCGGCGCTCTCGCTGCTCGCGGTGATGTTCACCGACCCCAAGGAGCGCGCCAAGGCGTTCGGCGTCTTCGGTGCCATCGCGGGTGGTGGCGGTGCCGTCGGCCTGATCCTCGGCGGTGTGCTCACCGAGTACATGGACTGGCGCTGGACCTTCTTCGTGAACATCCCGTTCGCCGTCATCGCCGCGGTCGGCGCGATCGCCGTGATCCGCGAGCCGGTGGAGAGCCGCAACTCGTCCCGGCTGGACATCCCCGGTGTGCTCCTGGCCACCTCGGGTCTGGTCGCGCTGGTCTACGGCTTCACCCGCGCCGAGTCCGACGGCTGGTCCGCGGGTCCGACCGTCGGTCTGTTCATCGCCGCGGCCGTGCTGCTGATCGCCTTCGTGGCCGTCGAGTCGCGGGTGAGGGCTCCGCTGCTGCCGCTGCGTGTGGTCGCCGACCGGAACCGGGCCGGTGTCTACGCCTCGCTGGGTCTGGCCGTCATCGGGATGTTCGGCCTATTCCTCTTCCTCACCTACTACATGCAGGTCGTCAAGGGATTCAGCCCGGTCAAGACCGGTTTCGCCTTCCTGCCGATGGTCGCGGGCATGATCACCGGCTCGACGCAGATCGGCGCCCGGCTGATGACCCGGGTCCCGGCGCGGCTGCTGATGGGTCCGGGCTTCCTGGTCGCCTCGGTCGGCATGCTGCTGCTGACCCGGATCGACCTGGACACCTCGTACCCGGCGCTGATCCTGCCCGGGTTCCTGCTGCTCGGCCTCGGTATGGGTACCGCGTTCATGCCGGCGATGAGCCTGGCCACGCACGGCGTCGAACCGCGTGACGCGGGTGTCGCCTCGGCCATGGTCAACACCTCGCAGCAGGTGGGCGGCGCCATCGGCACCGCGCTGCTGAACACCATCGCGGCGAGCGCCACCACCGACTACGCCAGGTCGCATATGGCGGCGGCCCCTTCGCGCAAGGCGCTGGAGCTCCAGTCGATGGTGCACGGCTACACCACCGCCATCTGGTGGGCGGTCGGCATCCTGGCGCTGGCCGCGGTGCTGGCCATCACGCTGGTCAACGCCGGCCGGCAGGACGGCGGCGGCGCGGTCGCGGGCTCCGGGGACGGGGCGGCGGAGGACGTCGTTCCGGTCCTGGCGCACTGACGCCGGGAACGATGGGCGAAGCCCCGCTCCCTCTGGATTCCAGGGAGCGGGGCTTCCGCTTGAATGCCGGGATGCCGGGATGCCGGGATGCCGGGGCGGCGTCGGCGCGGCCAGGGCGGGACCTGGGGTCGTCAGCGCCTGGGGTCGTCAGCGCCTGGGGTCGTCAGTGCAGCCAGGGCCCGGCCCCAGGGCGTCAGCGCAGCCAGGGGAGGTCGGCGCCCTCCGGCTGAAGACCGTCCGCGATGATCCGGCATATCTCGCCGAACTGCTCGACCTGCTCGGGGGAGAGCCGGTCGAAGATGGCCAGCCGTACGGCGGAGACATGACCGGGAGCGGTCTTCCGCAGCACCTCGAACCCCTCGTCGGTCAGGACCGCGTTCTGCCCGCGCTTGTCGTCGGGGCAGTCCTCGCGCCGGACCCAGCCGTCCTTCTCCATCCGGGCGATGGCATGGGACAGCCGAGAGCGGGTGATCTTGGCGACCTGGGCCAGTTCGGTCATCCGCATCCGGTGGCGAGGCGCCCAGGAGAGCGCCACGAGCAGCCCGTAATAGACATGAGGCATGCCCGCGTCGCGCTGTAGCTGGCGGTCGAGGTGATCCTCCAGCAGCATGCTGGCGTGCCTGTACGCCAGCCAGCTGCGCTGCTCGTCATCGGTCAGCCAACGCGGCGCGTCGGCGTCTGCGGGGGTTTTCATGGCGTCGTCCACGCGTCCATTCTAGGTATTGCTCTTTGAATTTTAAACAAGTGTGCGGTACAGTTGGCATGCTGATTGCTTGATACTTCAAGTAGATTGTCGAGCTCCGCACTGCCGAGGAGTCTTCATGTCCGCGCTCGACGGGCGCATGCCCGCCCTCTACCTCAGCCATGGTGCTCCGCCGCTCGCCGACGATCCGGTCTGGCCCGGACAGCTCGCCGCCTGGGCCGCGGGCCTGCCCCGGCCCAAGGCCATTCTCATGATCTCCGCCCACTGGGAGGAGGCGCCCCTGGCCATCGGGGCCACCCGACAGGTGCCGCTGGTCTATGACTTCTGGGGCTTCCCCCAGCACTACTACCAGGTGCGGTACGCCGCCCCCGGCGCCCCCGAGCTGGCCGAGCGGATCCGCAAGACGCTGCGCACGGCGGGCACCCCCGTCCAGGACATCCCCGACCGGGGGCTTGACCACGGCGCGTATGTGCCGCTGGTCGAGATGTATCCGGAGGCCGACATCCCGGTCCTCCAGGTGTCGATGCCGACCCTCGATCCGCGGAAGCTGATGGAGATCGGACGGAAGCTGGGGCCGCTGCGGGACGAGGGCGTGCTGATCGTCGGCAGCGGCTTCTTCACCCACAACCTGGCCGCACTGCGGCACTCGGGCCCGACGCCGCCCGGCTGGTCGACCGAGTTCGACGACTGGGGGCAGCGGGCCCTGGACGCCCAGGACGTCGACGCGCTGCTGGACTTCGAGCACGCGGCGCCGGCGGGGCAGCTCGCCCATCCGCGTACCGAACACTTCGCGCCGCTGTTCGTCACGCTGGGCGCGGCGGAGGGGGAGCTGGGCAGCCAGCGGAGCGTGATCGACGGCTTCTGGATGGGGCTGGCCAAGCGGTCGCTCCAGTTCGGCTGAGCCGGTACGGGCGGGTCGGCCGGGGCGGTACGGGCGGGTCCACCGGGGTCCAACCGGGGGACCCGCTCGGGCCGTTGTGGTCGTTGTCGTTGTCGTCAGAGCGCCGGGTCGATCATCGCGCAGGCGCGCAGCGCGGCGGTCAGGGCCGTCGCGTCCGTTCCCCCGCCGACGTCGAGGGCGGTGTCCGTCAGCTTGATGGCGTGCTCGTCGCCGTGTGCGGCGGCGCGGGCGAAGACCTCCTCGGGGGTGATGCCCGCCGCGGACGGCAGCCGCCCGGCCGGGCCTGCCGGGTCGGCCGGGAGCGACTCGGGCGGCGCGTACACCGCCGTGACCGCGGCGCTCGCCGCCCACGCCGCGTCCAGACTCGGCGCCCACAGCTCACGGGGCAGCGCGGGCAGGACGCGCAGTACGGCATTGGGCGCGGTCGCGGCGTGGGCCAGCATGACCGGTTCGCCGTGGCCGTGGGTGGCGTAGCGGTGCGTCGCGGCCCGTACCAGCTCGGCCAGCCGCCGGCGCGCCTCCTCGGGCCGCTCGGCGAGGCCGGGGGCGGGCAGGGCGGGCGGCCAGGCCGGGAAGGCGGTGAGCCGGGGCAGCCGCTCCCGTATGCCCCCGCTCTGGTCCGCGATCGGCTCCACGGCGGCCAGCGCGTCGGCCGCCGAGCCGGAGCCGGGGCCCGGCCGCTGCCCGAGCGGCGGCAGCGGGGCGTGGCGGGCGGCCCAGTAGCCGAGGGCGTGGGCCAGCTCGGCGGTGCGGGGCGCGGTCGTACCCTCCGGGTCGTCCAGCAGGGTCCGTACGGCGTGGCCGACCCGGATCACCGGATGCGTCGCGCCGCCGGCGATGCCCGGCAGCAGCCGCGGCCACCACACGGCGAGCACGTCCCGCCAGGGGCGGTCGGCCAGTTCCCGGTCGAAGTAGGCGGGCCAGTCGGCGAGACGGCGTGGATCGCCGAGCGCCTCGCGCCAGTTCTCCTCGGTGATCCGGGCGTACGAGCCCGGCATCTCCTCCAGCTTGTCGCGATAGCGGTCCAGCCACCGGTGCACGACGCGCCCGTGACCGTGGCGTACGAGCGCCTCCACGGCCATCGGCGCGTGATTGCTCAGCCATCCCCGATGCTCGGGCCCGGCGGCATGCAGTCGCTCGAGGGCCTCGTCGAGGGTTCCACTCGTGTCCTCCGTCATGGCCTCACGCTAGGGACGGCGGGGGCGGCCCCGGAACGGACCGCGGACGGAAGCGTGGGGGGACCGTCGACCTAAGCCACACAGGGGGAGCACTAAGCCGGAGGCCGCGGTTTCCACACGTGGAAGACGTAGTACGACATGGCCGCCATCGCGAGCCCCGACCCGAGCCCGATCCCCGCGGACCGGAGGACCGAGCCTCCGCTCACGGAGTGCAGGAAGCCGAGCGCGCAGCCGAGGACCGCCCCGTACAGCATGGCCCGGATCTCCGGCATCACGCCCGGCGTCCTCCTGCCGAGCGCGTAGCAGAGCGCCCCGAGCACGACCGCCGACACCACGCCGAGGACGGCGGCCGCGGGGATGCTGGAGCCCTGGTTGTGGTCCACGAACATCACCCAGCCGCCGAAGAGCACGGCCAGCACGGCCGGCACGCCCCAGGAGGCGGAGGGGTGGAGCGGGAGGTGGAGCCGCGGATGGCCGGGGTGGCTCACCGGGGCCGTGGGGGCGTTCATGACCGGACCTCCTCGTCGCCGCGTCCTCGCCCTGACCCGTCACTCTCCAGCGCACACCCGTGTCGGGGGGCGGGCAACCCGGGCCGAGGGGGTACCCGGGCAACCAGGGGGCCGCGAGATTCGTCTTGAAGGACGGGAGAGGGGTGAGCGAGCCGTCGGAACGCGGCTGAGCACAGGCTCTGACCTGCGATTCCGGGTGTTTCGGCAGCGAACCGATCCCCGTGTGGGTGGACAGGGTACTGCATGATCGTAAAAAGGTGGGCGCGTGATGGGAATTCTGTCCTGATTCCAGTCGTTGTTTCCTTCGGACGGGGCACCCGACACCGGAGAAACCGTCCATAGTCCGCGCCCGA is a window from the Streptomyces luomodiensis genome containing:
- a CDS encoding M6 family metalloprotease domain-containing protein, producing MNQTHGTTRSRIRIRRPRRGGAFATAAVLTVAVVTPAATPRPGPPAPPELAPAPSARPALGSLTPCALGPGPGLQMSEGIPTGRGYSRSTGTVHALNLMIDFPDVHGQGTARQRFEEFFPQTTRWFAQSSYGRLDYRPEMPITHWLRMPRSFRAYGIKRGSPFDPGYRKLVADIAEAADPKVDFRRYDLVNVLVTPNAGPPAAHAVLSVTYAANQQAPTADGVPLANVSFVYSRQDDGSGSLRHTGFRVLPHENGHVFGLPDLYTRDGGDKAGHWDVMSEDWGAGNDLMAWHKWKLGWLGPRQIACAARSGVFAHSLSPLGGPEGTKLVFVPVSPTTGYAIEARADGGNDEGICKPGVLISRVDTGVDSGGGPITVMDSTPHGHGCTRERNVHPGLSDAPYAPGETFGAEANGIRVRVRVTGQDAAGDYLVEITRRASGGARG
- a CDS encoding TetR/AcrR family transcriptional regulator, which encodes MTADTTTAKSAQPRLRADALRNRERIVAAAREAIVEYGAHSPLDEIARRAGVGNATIYRHFTDRRELIHHVALSVMSRAADQAETALAEEADAFSALGRFVHAAADERIGALCLLLSDGIDKEHPDLIAARDRLTAEVEALMGAARAEGQLRADIGVGDLMVALNQLTRPLPGSVCVNFDVFVHRHLQLFLDGLRAPARSELPGKSVTLEDLQRRP
- a CDS encoding MFS transporter, with the translated sequence MPETASYVDPRRWKALIFIALAQLMVVLDATIVNIALPSAQADLGISDGNRQWVITAYALAFGGLLLFGGRIADLWGRKQTFLVGLLGFAAASAIGGAALNTGMLLGARALQGVFGALLAPSALSLLAVMFTDPKERAKAFGVFGAIAGGGGAVGLILGGVLTEYMDWRWTFFVNIPFAVIAAVGAIAVIREPVESRNSSRLDIPGVLLATSGLVALVYGFTRAESDGWSAGPTVGLFIAAAVLLIAFVAVESRVRAPLLPLRVVADRNRAGVYASLGLAVIGMFGLFLFLTYYMQVVKGFSPVKTGFAFLPMVAGMITGSTQIGARLMTRVPARLLMGPGFLVASVGMLLLTRIDLDTSYPALILPGFLLLGLGMGTAFMPAMSLATHGVEPRDAGVASAMVNTSQQVGGAIGTALLNTIAASATTDYARSHMAAAPSRKALELQSMVHGYTTAIWWAVGILALAAVLAITLVNAGRQDGGGAVAGSGDGAAEDVVPVLAH
- a CDS encoding MarR family winged helix-turn-helix transcriptional regulator; its protein translation is MKTPADADAPRWLTDDEQRSWLAYRHASMLLEDHLDRQLQRDAGMPHVYYGLLVALSWAPRHRMRMTELAQVAKITRSRLSHAIARMEKDGWVRREDCPDDKRGQNAVLTDEGFEVLRKTAPGHVSAVRLAIFDRLSPEQVEQFGEICRIIADGLQPEGADLPWLR
- a CDS encoding dioxygenase family protein — protein: MSALDGRMPALYLSHGAPPLADDPVWPGQLAAWAAGLPRPKAILMISAHWEEAPLAIGATRQVPLVYDFWGFPQHYYQVRYAAPGAPELAERIRKTLRTAGTPVQDIPDRGLDHGAYVPLVEMYPEADIPVLQVSMPTLDPRKLMEIGRKLGPLRDEGVLIVGSGFFTHNLAALRHSGPTPPGWSTEFDDWGQRALDAQDVDALLDFEHAAPAGQLAHPRTEHFAPLFVTLGAAEGELGSQRSVIDGFWMGLAKRSLQFG
- a CDS encoding questin oxidase family protein; translated protein: MTEDTSGTLDEALERLHAAGPEHRGWLSNHAPMAVEALVRHGHGRVVHRWLDRYRDKLEEMPGSYARITEENWREALGDPRRLADWPAYFDRELADRPWRDVLAVWWPRLLPGIAGGATHPVIRVGHAVRTLLDDPEGTTAPRTAELAHALGYWAARHAPLPPLGQRPGPGSGSAADALAAVEPIADQSGGIRERLPRLTAFPAWPPALPAPGLAERPEEARRRLAELVRAATHRYATHGHGEPVMLAHAATAPNAVLRVLPALPRELWAPSLDAAWAASAAVTAVYAPPESLPADPAGPAGRLPSAAGITPEEVFARAAAHGDEHAIKLTDTALDVGGGTDATALTAALRACAMIDPAL